A single region of the Brachypodium distachyon strain Bd21 chromosome 3, Brachypodium_distachyon_v3.0, whole genome shotgun sequence genome encodes:
- the LOC100845208 gene encoding RNA-binding protein 42 isoform X1 — MSSDPRSSNPPPPPGSSSAPPPAGPSYFPLPFHLQQQPAATYQYQQYQQLQQAQQLFQRDAQTITPEALESVKAALATSDVLDPSSARAAASSSDAAAKKKAIPRRAAGQSWEDPTLTEWPDNDYRLFCGDLGNEVNDDVLSKAFSRFPSFNMAKTFTRAIDNSISPTVNYSKIMSYSVPCLIFWTRVVRDKRTGKTKGYGFVSFSNPTDLAAAIKEMNGKYVGNRPIKLRKSNWKERTDVEALQRQKNHIQKKPKMLKKSILHK, encoded by the exons ATGTCGTCGGATCCTCGGAGCTCCAATccgccccctcctcccggttcttcgtcggcgccgcccccgGCCGGGCCCAGTTACTTCCCGCTCCCTTTccacctgcagcagcagccggcggcgacctaCCAGTACCAGCAGTaccagcagctgcagcaagcGCAGCAACTCTTCCAGCGGGACGCGCAGACCATCACCCCCGAGGCGCTCGAGAGCGTCAAGGCCGCCCTCGCCACCAGCGACGTCCTCGACCCTTCCTCCGccagggccgccgcctcctcctccgacgccgccgccaagaagaaggccatcccccgccgcgccgccggacAGTCCTGGGAGGATCCCACCCTCACCGAGTGGCCCGACA ATGACTACAGGTTATTTTGCGGAGATCTAGGCAACGAAGTTAATGATGATGTTCTCTCCAAAGCTTTTTCACGATTTCCCTCCTTCAACATGGCCAAg ACTTTCACCCGTGCAATTGACAACTCTATAAGCCCCACAGTAAATTACTCCAAAATCATGAGCTACAGTGTTCCCTGTTTGATCTTCTGGACAAGG GTTGTTAGAGATAAGAGGACTGGCAAAACTAAGGGTTATGGGTTTGTGAGCTTTTCAAACCCTACAGACCTTGCTGCAGCAATAAAAGAAATGAATG GAAAATATGTTGGAAACCGCCCTATTAAATTACGTAAGAGCAATTGGAAGGAGAGGACAGATGTTGAGGCTCTACAAAGACAAAAG AACCATATTCAGAAGAAACCTAAAATGCTCAAGAAGAGTATTCTTCACAAGTAA
- the LOC100845208 gene encoding RNA-binding protein 42 isoform X2, which yields MSSDPRSSNPPPPPGSSSAPPPAGPSYFPLPFHLQQQPAATYQYQQYQQLQQAQQLFQRDAQTITPEALESVKAALATSDVLDPSSARAAASSSDAAAKKKAIPRRAAGQSWEDPTLTEWPDNDYRLFCGDLGNEVNDDVLSKAFSRFPSFNMAKVVRDKRTGKTKGYGFVSFSNPTDLAAAIKEMNGKYVGNRPIKLRKSNWKERTDVEALQRQKNHIQKKPKMLKKSILHK from the exons ATGTCGTCGGATCCTCGGAGCTCCAATccgccccctcctcccggttcttcgtcggcgccgcccccgGCCGGGCCCAGTTACTTCCCGCTCCCTTTccacctgcagcagcagccggcggcgacctaCCAGTACCAGCAGTaccagcagctgcagcaagcGCAGCAACTCTTCCAGCGGGACGCGCAGACCATCACCCCCGAGGCGCTCGAGAGCGTCAAGGCCGCCCTCGCCACCAGCGACGTCCTCGACCCTTCCTCCGccagggccgccgcctcctcctccgacgccgccgccaagaagaaggccatcccccgccgcgccgccggacAGTCCTGGGAGGATCCCACCCTCACCGAGTGGCCCGACA ATGACTACAGGTTATTTTGCGGAGATCTAGGCAACGAAGTTAATGATGATGTTCTCTCCAAAGCTTTTTCACGATTTCCCTCCTTCAACATGGCCAAg GTTGTTAGAGATAAGAGGACTGGCAAAACTAAGGGTTATGGGTTTGTGAGCTTTTCAAACCCTACAGACCTTGCTGCAGCAATAAAAGAAATGAATG GAAAATATGTTGGAAACCGCCCTATTAAATTACGTAAGAGCAATTGGAAGGAGAGGACAGATGTTGAGGCTCTACAAAGACAAAAG AACCATATTCAGAAGAAACCTAAAATGCTCAAGAAGAGTATTCTTCACAAGTAA
- the LOC100845510 gene encoding zinc transporter ZTP29 has protein sequence MDPKIAVALTLSLVGGLSTSLGALLAILNHAPNNRTLGILQGFATGLMLSMSFFDLAYDAINAIGFLKGNLWFFAGALLFSAIADVFPEPECNPVDENDKQMTGNSARKELMMRHRRRVIFSVIVTAIVAGVSLQNFPVGTAAFLGTAKGFRVGLNLVIAIALHYIPEGIAVALPAYFATCSKWQAFKLATLSGFAEPIGVIIVAYLFPSNLNPEILEGLLGLVGGVMAFLTLYEMLPLAIEYAGRKDAVKSVFVGMAFMSMSLYFLEVSLPKEMAA, from the exons ATGGATCCCAAAATTGCTGTTGCTCTCACGCTTTCTCTCGTCGGTGGCTTAAGCACCTCCCTTG GTGCATTACTAGCAATACTAAATCATGCCCCAAACAACAGAACACTCGGGATATTACAG GGATTTGCTACTGGACTCATGCTGAGCATGTCTTTCTTTGACTTGGCTTACGATGCTATCAATGCGATTGGTTTCCTGAAAGGAAATCTTTGG TTTTTTGCTGGTGCACTTCTATTTTCCGCAATTGCAGATGTATTCCCTGAGCCGGAATGCAACCCTGTAGATGAAAATGACAAACAA ATGACTGGTAATTCAGCAAGGAAGGAACTTATGATGAGACACAGAAGAAGAGTTATCTTTAGTGTAATTGTCACCGCAATTG TTGCTGGTGTGAGTTTGCAGAACTTTCCTGTGGGTACTGCCGCTTTTCTTGGAACCGCAAAG GGCTTTCGTGTTGGTCTTAACTTGGTTATTGCAATAGCTCTACACTACATCCCAGAG GGTATTGCTGTAGCTCTCCCTGCATATTTCGCCACTTGCAG CAAATGGCAAGCATTCAAGCTAGCAACACTTTCTGGTTTTGCAGAGCCAATAGGTGTAATTATCGTGG CATACCTATTTCCGAGCAACTTAAACCCTGAAATATTGGAAGGTCTACTTGGATTAG TGGGTGGAGTCATGGCATTTCTGACACTGTATGAGATGCTACCATTAGCAATTGAATACGCTGGACGCAAGGATGCAGTAAAATCTGTATTTGTCGGCATGGCTTTTATGTCCATGAG CTTGTACTTCCTAGAAGTTAGTCTTCCAAAGGAAATGGCCGCTTAA
- the LOC100845817 gene encoding probable E3 ubiquitin ligase SUD1, translating to MAAAAAPTEMALSSAADGSADEEEDQCRICRFPAEPDRPLRRPCACSGSIRFVHDDCLLRWLATRRHSRCEVCQRDIALSPLYAPGAPARLPVSEFMLGLANKIMGWTAILLCLLFSVFVWEFLMPFTTLWTWRLALTRSFAQLRHLLSVRLSATSILADGVYRFRFMPSVDTILACVSLRRTFLRELHNVRQLNGLARVAADAVAPFALWVARLEARLQNRFGGLDTLQVLALHTVEASLMVVIADIAVACIFGFVPFSLGRIILWCISCFSFDNVVDEVNSYTSTVAMLLIGYGFIFSLGVTFTGMHTFHQYSRGERLLIAIFFKALTNWICWLLSPFRRLPDIHAMVRGTFSFCHKLFRGIIISITVANISLNLIITLIIPPLLFGWLLDICTSEMFGATVYQRFKLLWASSFFSIALHWLIGFSFLKLHSMLSRLLHLTLRPGVSIPFAHLAEVKTATCEPFYKFSFKKLPGLLVGIIYVGMVVLVPVQIAGRLAPKLFPLEIASFDPPAKGTSFWQAPRNYAELLSGALLLRFLICNTLKYLEPGTLMEKIVRYWFLTTGQALGLLDLLIVHSGRTCGHEVRNNAAPKDQHGSIYEAKAKRRFVAVRVLLLVFLAWLTVVIFNSAVLIISVSLGRALLFAIPQMPVAGGLKFNDLFAFAVGFCIISTIFAASRTSFVYMTSGRTRLLASVICKWGITALKSSPLLFIWIVIIPILIGLLVDFLLISPFMFLVDFLLMSPFIVPTDDIPVLDSFSIWFLGLLSLKFWTKLAHWTRDTPFLAHFIDGRWEWKLTQAKEDGFAGLRAMWVLRDVLMPITTKLVSALGVPYVLAGCFFPRFGYSVAVNTTVHRFAWLGSLALCGLCYLAKVFCRVLVKLHDSIRDDRYLIGQRLRDYPDDV from the exons atggccgccgccgccgccccgacgGAGATGGCGctctcctcggcggcggacGGCTCGGCAGACGAAGAAGAGGACCAGTGCCGCATCTGCCGCTTCCCCGCCGAGCCGGATCGCCCCCTTCGCCGCCCCTGCGCCTGCAGCGGCTCCATCCGCTTCGTCCACGACGACTGCCTCCTCCGATGGCTCGCCACCCGCCGCCACTCTCGATGCGAG GTGTGCCAGCGTGACATCGCCCTCAGCCCTCTCTACGCTCCAGGCGCGCCCGCGAGGCTGCCCGTCTCCGAATTCATGCTCGGCTTGGCCAACAAGATCATGGGCTGGACTGCCATCCTGCTctgcctcctcttctccgTCTTCGTCTGGGAGTTCCTCATGCCCTTCACTACTCTCTGGACATGGCGCCTCGCCCTCACCAGGAGCTTTGCCCAGCTGCGCCACCTGCTCTCCGTCCGCCTCTCCGCCACCTCCATCCTCGCCGATGGCGTCTACAGGTTCAGGTTCATGCCTTCCGTGGACACCATACTCGCCTGTGTTTCTCTCAGGAGAACCTTCCTCAGGGAGCTTCACAATGTTAGGCAACTCAATGGGCTTGCCCGAGTTGCCGCTGATGCTGTTGCTCCTTTTGCGCTCTGGGTTGCTCGCCTAGAGGCTCGCCTTCAGAACAGGTTTGGGGGATTGGATACCCTGCAAGTCCTTGCGCTGCATACTGTTGAAGCTTCCTTGATG GTGGTAATAGCTGACATAGCCGTCGCTTGTATCTTTGGTTTTGTCCCCTTCTCACTGGGAAGGATAATCCTATGGTGCATATCGTGTTTCAGTTTTGACAATGTTGTGGATGAAGTCAACTCATACACTTCAACAGTTGCCATGCTTCTAATTGGATATGGATTTATCTTTTCGCTGGGTGTAACTTTTACTGGGATGCATACTTTTCATCAATACTCGAGGGGCGAGCGCCTTCTGATTGCAATTTTCTTCAAGGCCTTGACCAATTGGATATGCTGGTTGTTGAGCCCCTTTAGAAGGCTGCCTGATATACATGCAATGGTCCGTGGGACATTCTCTTTCTGCCATAAGTTGTTCAGAGGGATCATAATTTCAATCACTGTTGCCAATATTTCTCTTAATCTCATAATTACGCTTATAATACCCCCCTTGCTCTTTGGCTGGTTGCTTGATATCTGCACTTCAGAAATGTTTGGTGCGACAGTATATCAGAGGTTCAAACTTCTATGGGCTTCATCCTTTTTTTCTATTGCTCTTCATTGGCTTATTGGATTCAGCTTTTTAAAGCTCCACTCCATGTTGTCCCGTCTTCTTCACCTG ACATTGAGGCCAGGAGTTAGTATTCCATTTGCCCACCTTGCTGAAGTGAAAACAGCCACGTGTGAACCATTCTATAAATTTTCTTTCAAGAAGCTTCCTGGCCTTCTTGTTGGAATTATCTACGTTGGTATGGTCGTTCTTGTTCCTGTGCAAATTGCTGGTCGATTGGCACCTAAGCTGTTCCCATTAGAGATCGC CTCTTTCGATCCTCCTGCCAAGGGCACATCATTTTGGCAAGCACCACGAAACTATGCCGAGTTACTTTCTGGTGCTCTTCTTCTGAGGTTTCTCATTTGCAATACACTCAAATACCTTGAGCCTGGCACACTAATGGAGAAGATAGTACGATATTGGTTTCTCACTACTGGACAAGCTCTGGGTCTATTGGATTTGTTGATTGTCCACTCTGGTAGAACCTGTGGACATGAGGTTCGGAATAATGCCGCACCAAAAGACCAGCATGGCAGCATTTATGAAGCTAAGGCTAAAag GAGATTTGTGGCAGTTCGTGTGCTACTACTAGTGTTTCTAGCATGGCTGACTGTTGTGATATTCAATTCTGCTGTGCTTATTATTTCAGTCTCACTTGGGCGTGCATTGTTATTTGCCATCCCTCAGATGCCAGTAGCAGGTGGACTAAAATTCAATG ATCTGTTTGCTTTTGCTGTTGGATTTTGCATCATATCAACTATTTTTGCGGCCTCTAGAACTTCATTTGTCTACATGACTTCTGGGAGAACACGCCTTCTAGCTTCTGTAATCTGCAAATGGGGTATAACTGCTTTGAAGAGCTCTCCGCTTTTGTTCATATGG ATTGTCATCATTCCCATTTTGATTGGACTGCTGGTTGATTTTCTTCTGATATCACCCTTCATGTTCCTGGTTGATTTTCTACTGATGTCGCCCTTCATTGTGCCCACCGATGACATTCCTGTTCTAGACTCTTTCAGCATTTGGTTCCTGGGGTTGTTATCGCTGAAGTTTTGGACTAAGTTG GCTCATTGGACAAGGGACACACCATTCCTGGCGCATTTCATTGATGGAAGGTGGGAGTGGAAGCTTACGCAGGCAAAGGAGGATGGGTTTGCAGGGTTGAGGGCAATGTGGGTGTTGCGAGATGTATTGATGCCCATCACCACAAAACTAGTGAGTGCTCTTGGTGTTCCTTACGTGCTTGCCGGGTGCTTCTTCCCAAGATTCGGATACTCTGTTGCGGTGAACACAACGGTGCACCGTTTCGCGTGGTTGGGCAGCCTCGCGTTGTGCGGGCTCTGCTACCTTGCCAAGGTATTCTGCCGCGTCCTGGTGAAACTCCATGATTCGATTCGGGATGATCGCTATCTTATTGGGCAGAGGCTGCGAGACTACCCTGATGATGTATAG
- the LOC100846119 gene encoding uncharacterized protein LOC100846119 produces the protein MFGDMAADSSMGMSFGPSSSLYHHHHHHHHDDRMVSFQANSDYPAPAPPPPPVFLPPPPPPSARMLHGPPPNYRFVTGSPADWTAYEVAILKEGLVRYSREPNMTKYIKIAAMLPTRTIRDVALRCCWTAGKDSRRRKPDEFYAGKRIRDSKEKMVSSTSLPNFQMAPPNNLFPFSMSMHHPCQNSLVTNEVPILDDATQHLLEENIQLLSQISSNIENFKLEENMDLFLRTNSNIRTISKRMSETPGIMGQMRPLPEPVNEDHLSSLLQLGRAVASSGDIPHNCHMKEDGRS, from the exons ATGTTCGGGGACATGGCCGCCGATTCCAGCATGGGGATGAGCTTCgggccctcctcctccctctaccaccaccaccaccaccaccaccacgatGACCGCATGGTCTCCTTCCAAGCCAATTCCGATtatcctgctcctgctcctcctcctcctcccgtcttcctccctcctcctcctccccccagCGCCCGCATGCTccacgggccgccgccgaatTACAGGTTCGTCACTGGCTCGCCCGCCGATTGGACTGCCTATGAAGTCGCCATACTAAAGGAGGGCCTCGTCAG GTATTCTCGTGAGCCCAACATGACGAAATACATCAAGATTGCTGCTATGCTGCCCACTAGGACTATCAGGGACGTCGCGCTAAGGTGCTGCTGGACTGCT GGCAAGgacagcaggaggaggaaacCTGATGAATTCTATGCGGGGAAAAGGATAAGGGACTCAAAG GAGAAAATGGTTTCTTCTACCTCGCTACCTAATTTTCAAATGGCACCTCCAAATAACTTATTCCCCTTCTCGATGTCAATGCACCATCCATGTCAAAATAGCCTGGTCACTAACGAAG TCCCTATTTTAGATGATGCGACTCAGCATCTTCTGGAGGAAAATATTCAGTTACTCAGTCAGATCTCTTCAAATATTGAAAATTTCAAG TTGGAGGAGAACATGGATCTCTTTCTACGTACGAATAGCAATATCAGAACAATTTCGAAAAG aatgagtgagacgcCTGGTATCATGGGTCAGATGCGTCCCTTGCCAGAACCTGTAAATGAAGACCACCTAAGTTCACTTCTTCAACTGGGTAGAGCG GTTGCGTCTTCTGGTGATATACCACATAACTGTCATATGAAGGAAGATGGGCGAAGTTAA